A segment of the Triticum urartu cultivar G1812 chromosome 1, Tu2.1, whole genome shotgun sequence genome:
TGGATTCACTGAAAATAAACGCCGACCGAATCACGCGAGATTCATCGCCGACCGAATCACGCGAGATTCGCTGGGGACAAATCTCCACACGCTCTCGGATGACACTAGGCCCAGTTCTTTTGCCAGAATCTGGGGATTCTCCCAGAATTCGACCCCTACCCAGCTTCTCCCAGAATCTTTGGGCCTCATTTGTTTTACAATCCTATCTAGTTAGGGTCTAATTACATAGGATTGTAAAACAAACGGGCTCAAAGATTCTGGGAGAAGCTGGGTAGGGATCGGATTCTGGCAAAAGAACTGGGCCCACCACTAGAGCGGGGCTAGGGGCAAAGAACTTTATTTTATCTTCAGAAAGCCGCCACCGCCTCATCTCTTCGAGTAAGACACAAATCCTAAGAAACTCAGAAAAGCATCTAGAAACAAAGTCCTCCCACCGGCAAGGGCCGAGATCCACCACGCCTCCATGGCCCTAAGGCCATAGGAGACGAGGCAGACCGGCGCTGGTGCCGGCGGAAGGCAGAAGTAACCCTAGCAGTGGCTGGGTACGAGCACCTCCATGTAACTCTCATTTCAACTTATTttgacctgaaaatttacacaCATGTACATTATGTCTAGGTATATATGtgttttttcagatttttttgaaaaCTTGAAATTTGAATTTTTCAAATTAAGGCCTTCATGGAGCTCGATCTCCATCTGGCATTTCCGATATGACTCGTCATTTAAATCGGTGGTCAATGTTGGAGTGGACACATGAGGGTGCAATGTAAACTGAAAGagtagtttttattttttttcccaAAATCATGGTCAAATATAATGACATGCCCTTGCAGTCAGGTGCTACTCCAGCTTTACTGTTGTTGCAATGTCAAATATGCAGCCTGCTAGCTACTCCATAGGCGAGAAAAGCTACTCCATAGGGATGCAGAGTTTCTTATCAATGAGCTCGAGTGAatagtaaaataaataaaaaattcaAGAAAATCTGATTTTTTTCGTGACAAACATTGACAAAAGTTTCAAGTGCTTACAAAAAATTGTCATGGAATTACATTCCTAGAAGGCGTGGCAAAAAAAAAATCGGTTCTCTGAAAATGCTACTTTCAAAAGCATTTTGAAGCACtaaatttgttttttttgccaCACTTTACAGGAATGTGATTCTATGACGAATTTTTGCAAGCACTTGAAACTTTTATCAGTGTTTGTCACAAAAACTAAAATCAGATTTTTGATTGTTTTTTGATTTTTCTGTTCACCGAGCTCATTTGAGCTCAGGAGCATAAGAACACTTTTGAATCCATTGGCCGTACACGCTCGCAAattgtttacagagggagtactttttGTTGCCTTCTTTCGCAAGGCCGTACATGCTCGCAAATTCAATGTTTCACCATTACATGTCTTACAACCGAAGCTCAAAAACTGAACATTAAAGAATACGACAACACACATAAATGAAATCAATTTGCAAGATGATATCAGTTTATGAATTTATTTCATGAGCTAACCATAGCTCCCTGGCTAGCTCGCTTAGCTAGCCAACCTTTGGGGCGAGGACGACGGTCACCACGCTGGCGATGGTGCCGACGAAGACGCGGACGCGGTTTAGGCTGAGGTCCTGCTGCACCCCCGCCCCGAAAGGCACGAAGATCACGTCGGCGTCGGGCTTGTCCTTGAGGATGACGGCCTTGGCCTCACCGGCCGGCAGCCCCACCACCTCCGGCCACGACACCTTCTTGCCGCCGCCGGCGACGTTGCCCGTGGAGCTCATCGTCGCACGCACGGCACCACTGCGGATCGCACAGTCGATATCTGTAGTACCAAACCAGACCGTAGGAATGATCGAAGGATTGCAGTTGACCTTGAGGCTTGAGCTTACGTATGTACCGACCGGTCTGACCTGTTCAACTGAATGACTGATGAACGGCCGGCGAGAGAGCGGAGGCGGATATCAGTTGATCGACTTGGACAACGTTGGTTGTTATATATATGCCTCTATTTGTTGGAGTGGGAGATGTGGGTGGTGCTGAGGTGCATGTATGTGTGGTATGTATAAGACGTTCGTGGAATGGTCGAATCATGCGTATGCAGTTGGGTAAGTACAAGCAAGAAGCAAGCTAGACAATTAGTTAGGCCTTGAAGGTTGAAGCTACTTAGGCTCTGTTTGTTTGGGCTTTTGCTTCTGCTTTTATAGCTTTTTTATTTTGGTCAAAAAGCCATAAAAACTTCTAAATAGATGCTTTTGGATTTTTATGGCTTTTGATGAATCAATATAACAATATTTAGCTCCAAGCACGGGCTTCAAAAACTTTGTAAGAATGAAAGATGAGCCATATGCTAATATAATAGTACATCCTTCGTCTCACAATACAAGATGTTTTTGTAAGCTGAGAGAAGTATTTCCTTCCAACTACTATACATGCTGTGGCTTTAAATGACATTGCAACATGCTGGATATATTGTTAACCATACTCTTTGCGCGCCTAGAGAGCAACAAGCAAAGTAATTAGCAAATTAGGGCTTAATATAAGTCAACCAAGCAACCTAGGCAGTAAATTAGGGCTTTGCTACTCGTAACGTATACATGTATACAGCTCCGACTCATGCTTCACCTAACCAGATGCTGGCTACACGAACTAACGCGCTACACTCGCGGGTCAACTATCTCCCGCTGGCCTAAGCAATTTTTTTTTATGAACCGAGaatcttttttttcttttgtagGTCAAGAACCGAGAATCTTATCGATGCATCAAATTTTTATAGAAATACTCATCAAAGGCTCATCCCTTGTAACAACACAATGATAAGAATCAAAGATGCTCATGGTTTGAACAACCATCTTTGCAGAGTTAACGGAGTGCCCGGTGGATTTCTTCTGATGCATGAAAGGCCGCACCAAATGTACTCtctctataaagaaatataagattATTTAAATCACTATATTAGTGATCTAAATGATTTTtttttacagagggagtagtactaGGATGTACCTATATGAGACAATTATCGAATTGCTAGGAAGTGATCGACCACTCACAGGGACCGAACTCTCCGTCAAGGATGAAGTACGACAAAAGGGGTAGAAGCCTTTTTCGGTAAGAAGAAAGAGGAGGAAGCCCGAGAATGAGTGGAGAAGGAAGAAGGTGAGAGCACTCACGCAACAGAAATGGGTGGGAAAACTAATCAACGACAATGAAGATCTCCTAGGAGCATCACTTCCCCTTGCCCCAATAAAATTCTGATATTGGAGGAGTTGGGCCAAAAAACTGCTCCAACAAGTCTCCTTTACCTAATAAATTATTGGTGATCACCAAAAAAATAGTCCACCTTTTCCTATTTGGTGGGGGAGTTGGCCTTCTCCTAATCCAATCTCCAATACCGCCACGCCAGCACGCCGCCGTCGGACCACGGCGCTGCAGCCCACCGCTGCAACCGAACGTCGTCGGACTGCCGCTGCTACATATTGTTGGAACGCCGCCGCACGTCGCCACAAGTCTTCTCACTACCCGCCGGGCGCTGTAAGAGGATGAGTAGGAGTCGTGTCAGAGTTATGGTGTGCATTGAAATACATTGACCGATTTTCTCCATTTCGAACATTGGGGTGAATGGGGTTTAAATGGAGCATAAATTTAGTTGATCCAGTGGCCAATATTAAATGGCCAACCCAGCGATTTGACACAGTCGCCCCGCACCATCCGTCGGCTGCACAAGGTCGGTCTCTCTCCGTCGCACGAGCGGACTGAGACCCCCTCCCTCCTGACCAAGTGACAATGCAGCC
Coding sequences within it:
- the LOC125548716 gene encoding subtilisin-chymotrypsin inhibitor CI-1B-like, producing the protein MSSTGNVAGGGKKVSWPEVVGLPAGEAKAVILKDKPDADVIFVPFGAGVQQDLSLNRVRVFVGTIASVVTVVLAPKVG